Proteins encoded within one genomic window of Humulus lupulus chromosome 1, drHumLupu1.1, whole genome shotgun sequence:
- the LOC133782722 gene encoding probable methionine--tRNA ligase isoform X1 — MGDLSSGRGVKAPKLPIPGKRNVLITSALPYVNNVPHLGNIIGCVLSADVFARYCRLRGYNVVYICGTDEYGTATETKAIEENCTPNQICDKYHAIHKEVYDWFNISFDEFGRTSTPQQTEICQAIFTKLIENNWLSDNTMQQLYCEKCNRFLADRLVEGTCPMLDCNYDSARGDQCEKCGKLLNPTELKDPKCKVCHTTPHIRDTDHLFLELPLLKEKLEEYINSMSVSGSWSQNAIQATHAWLKEGLKPRCITRDLKWGVPVPLEKYKDKVFYVWFDAPIGYVSITSYYTSDWEQWWKNPENVELYQFMGKDNVPFHTVMFPSTLIGTGENWTLMKSISVTEYLNYEAGKFSKSKGIGVFGNDAKDTNIPSEVWRYYLLTNRPEVSDTLFTWVDLQAKLNTELLNNLGNFINRVLSFIAKPQGYGSIISDSPGAESHSLTQTLAEKISKFLDQYIEAMEKVKLKQALKIGMSISSEGNAYLQESQFWKLYKQDQDSCNIVMRTSVGLVYLLSCLLEPFMPSFSLKVLKQLGISPENQLSLSNEDVERARKPWELIPAGHEIGTPEPLFKELKDEDVELFRKKFAGNQAERIEADEANKMAKKLAKTIIV; from the exons ATGGGAGATCTTTCAAGTGGGAGAGGAGTGAAAGCTCCAAAACTACCAATACCAGGAAAGAGGAACGTACTAATCACAAGCGCTTTGCCTTATGTCAACAACGTTCCTCACCTGGGCAACATCATTGGCT GTGTTTTGAGTGCTGATGTTTTTGCTCGATATTGTCGTCTTCGTGGGTACAACGTTGTTTACATTTGTGGCACTGATGAGTATGGTACGGCCACGGAGACGAAAGCCATCGAGGAGAATTGTACTCCGAACCAGATTTGTGACAA ATATCATGCAATTCATAAGGAGGTCTATGATTGGTTTAACATAAGTTTTGATGAATTCGGACGAACATCGACTCCTCAACAAACCGAAATATGCCAAGCGATTTTCACTAAACTGATTGAGAACAATTGGCTTTCTGATAACACAATGCAGCAG CTTTATTGCGAAAAATGCAACCGATTCTTGGCTGATCGGCTTGTTGAAGGAACCTGTCCAATGCTGGATTGTAACTATGATTCTGCTCGTGGCGATCAATGTGAGAAGTGTGGGAAGCTACTGAATCCAACTGAACTCAAGGATCCCAAGTGTAAA GTATGCCACACAACTCCACATATTCGCGACACAGATCACTTATTTTTAGAACTCCCATTGTTGAAGGAAAAGTTGGAAGAATACATCAATAGCATGTCAGTTTCAGGGTCTTGGAGCCAGAACGCCATTCAAGCTACACATGCATGGTTGAAAGAAGGGCTTAAACCTCGGTGTATAACCAGGGATCTTAAGTGGGGCGTTCCAGTACCACTCGAAAAGTACAAGGATAAG GTCTTCTATGTGTGGTTTGATGCGCCTATTGGTTATGTCTCGATCACTTCATATTACACATCTGATTGGGAGCAGTGGTGGAAGAACCCTGAAAATGTGGAGTTGTATCAGTTCATGGGCAAAGACAATGTGCCCTTCCACACA GTTATGTTTCCATCTACACTTATTGGAACTGGTGAAAACTGGACATTGATGAAGAGCATTAGTGTCACTGAATATCTAAACTATGAAGCAG GTAAGTTCTCCAAGAGTAAAGGCATCGGAGTTTTTGGTAACGACGCAAAAGATACAAATATCCCCTCAGAAGTGTGGCGATATTACTTGCTAACTAACAGACCAGAA GTCTCAGATACATTGTTTACATGGGTAGATTTGCAAGCGAAGCTAAATACCGAGTTGCTTAATAATCTGGGAAATTTCATCAACCGAGTTTTGAGCTTCATTGCCAAACCTCAAG GATACGGATCCATCATTTCTGATTCACCGGGGGCCGAATCACATTCCTTAACACAAACATTAGCAGAAAAGATTAGCAAGTTTTTGGACCAATACATTGAAGCAATGGAAAAG GTCAAACTAAAGCAAGCCCTGAAAATTGGAATGAGCATCTCTAGTGAAGGCAATGCATACCTACAA GAGAGCCAATTCTGGAAACTTTACAAGCAAGACCAAGATTCCTGCAACATTGTTATGAGAACTTCAGTTGGGTTGGTCTATCTTCTATCATGCTTGTTAGAACCGTTCATGCCTTCTTTTTCACTCAAG GTACTGAAGCAGCTTGGAATCTCCCCTGAAAATCAACTTTCACTTAGCAATGAAGATGTTGAAAGGGCTAGAAAACCTTGGGAGCTTATACCTGCTGGCCATGAAATTGGGACACCAGAACCTTTATTTAAGGAATTG AAAGATGAAGATGTGGAGTTGTTTAGGAAGAAATTTGCTGGAAACCAAGCTGAAAGGATTGAAGCTGATGAAGCTAATAAAATGGCTAAGAAATTGGCCAAAACAATTATTGTGTAA
- the LOC133812991 gene encoding uncharacterized protein LOC133812991 yields MCKIMFQRRRRRDNYTESAPNLFENLPEELKIDILCRLPTKKAATLALVSKSWLWLITTKVLPKTNPKLPFIGVVLIGSHDSRPNTTMLIETFEDSESASVLPDNIERVRHYPFSLITSRKIVMNCCNGLLLFSRCNESKRTYNYSYIVFNPLTNQWVDFDYVVNKPSVAAKSTMYAALAYNPSESTFYRVVQFQGFRCLDVYYSETRTWKKLRYRLPNRVSTYKSKWLKQTVFFQGALHRLSTSGHLLRFVIDKEASSIKDQAQAIDLPNFEAAKLSPNSYGCYCLGLSNDRINFMAFDKELSLCIWVLTDTYEWSLRIKLSKIDEKYAMENSFCRPLAFHSYLDTVFVGTRSPHFGSVLLSLNFDKDVCSAEEDNYILEALYLEGCQSLNWHDVAPSSFHYSDVPFANGMAKEFSLQMEAWQPPHT; encoded by the coding sequence ATGTGCAAGATAATGTTccagaggaggaggaggagagaTAATTATACTGAAAGTGCACCCAACTTGTTTGAGAATTTGCCAGAAGAGTTGAAGATAGACATTTTATGCAGATTGCCAACAAAGAAGGCTGCCACACTTGCACTGGTTTCCAAGTCATGGCTTTGGTTGATCACAACCAAGGTCTTACCCAAGACCAACCCAAAGCTTCCTTTTATCGGCGTTGTCCTCATTGGTAGCCATGACTCACGTCCCAATACTACCATGTTGATCGAGACTTTTGAGGATTCGGAGTCAGCTTCAGTGTTGCCTGACAACATTGAACGTGTCAGACACTATCCCTTTAGTCTCATCACTTCTCGAAAAATTGTGATGAATTGCTGTAATGGGTTGCTTTTGTTTTCCCGTTGTAACGAGTCCAAGAGGACCTATAACTATTCATATATTGTTTTCAACCCTTTGACCAATCAGTGGGTCGATTTTGATTATGTGGTTAACAAGCCTTCTGTTGCTGCTAAAAGCACCATGTATGCTGCATTGGCTTACAACCCTTCTGAATCTACCTTCTATAGAGTTGTCCAGTTTCAGGGGTTTCGATGTTTGGACGTGTACTATTCAGAGACCAGGACTTGGAAGAAGCTGAGATATCGTCTTCCCAATCGTGTTAGTACTTACAAATCCAAGTGGCTTAAGCAGACTGTGTTTTTCCAAGGAGCACTGCATAGACTATCCACGTCTGGCCATTTGTTGAGGTTTGTGATTGACAAAGAAGCCTCTTCAATCAAGGATCAAGCACAAGCAATTGACCTGCCTAATTTTGAGGCTGCCAAACTCTCTCCAAACAGCTATGGATGTTATTGCCTTGGGCTGAGCAATGATCGTATAAACTTCATGGCATTTGACAAGGAACTGAGTTTATGCATCTGGGTTCTTACTGATACCTATGAATGGTCTCTGCGAATTAAGCTCTCGAAAATTGATGAAAAATATGCTATGGAGAATAGTTTCTGCAGGCCCTTGGCTTTCCATTCATACTTGGATACAGTTTTTGTTGGTACAAGGTCGCCACATTTTGGTTCAGTACTCTTGTCCTTAAATTTTGACAAGGATGTTTGTTCTGCAGAGGAAGATAACTACATCTTAGAGGCTTTGTACTTAGAAGGGTGTCAGTCCCTGAATTGGCATGATGTTGCTCCTTCTTCTTTTCACTACTCTGATGTCCCTTTTGCGAACGGAATGGCGAAGGAGTTTTCTCTGCAAATGGAAGCGTGGCAGCCGCCGCACACATGA
- the LOC133782722 gene encoding probable methionine--tRNA ligase isoform X2, protein MGDLSSGRGVKAPKLPIPGKRNVLITSALPYVNNVPHLGNIIGCVLSADVFARYCRLRGYNVVYICGTDEYGTATETKAIEENCTPNQICDKYHAIHKEVYDWFNISFDEFGRTSTPQQTEICQAIFTKLIENNWLSDNTMQQLYCEKCNRFLADRLVEGTCPMLDCNYDSARGDQCEKCGKLLNPTELKDPKCKVCHTTPHIRDTDHLFLELPLLKEKLEEYINSMSVSGSWSQNAIQATHAWLKEGLKPRCITRDLKWGVPVPLEKYKDKVFYVWFDAPIGYVSITSYYTSDWEQWWKNPENVELYQFMGKDNVPFHTVMFPSTLIGTGENWTLMKSISVTEYLNYEAGKFSKSKGIGVFGNDAKDTNIPSEVWRYYLLTNRPEVSDTLFTWVDLQAKLNTELLNNLGNFINRVLSFIAKPQGYGSIISDSPGAESHSLTQTLAEKISKFLDQYIEAMEKVKLKQALKIGMSISSEGNAYLQESQFWKLYKQDQDSCNIVMRTSVGLVYLLSCLLEPFMPSFSLKQLGISPENQLSLSNEDVERARKPWELIPAGHEIGTPEPLFKELKDEDVELFRKKFAGNQAERIEADEANKMAKKLAKTIIV, encoded by the exons ATGGGAGATCTTTCAAGTGGGAGAGGAGTGAAAGCTCCAAAACTACCAATACCAGGAAAGAGGAACGTACTAATCACAAGCGCTTTGCCTTATGTCAACAACGTTCCTCACCTGGGCAACATCATTGGCT GTGTTTTGAGTGCTGATGTTTTTGCTCGATATTGTCGTCTTCGTGGGTACAACGTTGTTTACATTTGTGGCACTGATGAGTATGGTACGGCCACGGAGACGAAAGCCATCGAGGAGAATTGTACTCCGAACCAGATTTGTGACAA ATATCATGCAATTCATAAGGAGGTCTATGATTGGTTTAACATAAGTTTTGATGAATTCGGACGAACATCGACTCCTCAACAAACCGAAATATGCCAAGCGATTTTCACTAAACTGATTGAGAACAATTGGCTTTCTGATAACACAATGCAGCAG CTTTATTGCGAAAAATGCAACCGATTCTTGGCTGATCGGCTTGTTGAAGGAACCTGTCCAATGCTGGATTGTAACTATGATTCTGCTCGTGGCGATCAATGTGAGAAGTGTGGGAAGCTACTGAATCCAACTGAACTCAAGGATCCCAAGTGTAAA GTATGCCACACAACTCCACATATTCGCGACACAGATCACTTATTTTTAGAACTCCCATTGTTGAAGGAAAAGTTGGAAGAATACATCAATAGCATGTCAGTTTCAGGGTCTTGGAGCCAGAACGCCATTCAAGCTACACATGCATGGTTGAAAGAAGGGCTTAAACCTCGGTGTATAACCAGGGATCTTAAGTGGGGCGTTCCAGTACCACTCGAAAAGTACAAGGATAAG GTCTTCTATGTGTGGTTTGATGCGCCTATTGGTTATGTCTCGATCACTTCATATTACACATCTGATTGGGAGCAGTGGTGGAAGAACCCTGAAAATGTGGAGTTGTATCAGTTCATGGGCAAAGACAATGTGCCCTTCCACACA GTTATGTTTCCATCTACACTTATTGGAACTGGTGAAAACTGGACATTGATGAAGAGCATTAGTGTCACTGAATATCTAAACTATGAAGCAG GTAAGTTCTCCAAGAGTAAAGGCATCGGAGTTTTTGGTAACGACGCAAAAGATACAAATATCCCCTCAGAAGTGTGGCGATATTACTTGCTAACTAACAGACCAGAA GTCTCAGATACATTGTTTACATGGGTAGATTTGCAAGCGAAGCTAAATACCGAGTTGCTTAATAATCTGGGAAATTTCATCAACCGAGTTTTGAGCTTCATTGCCAAACCTCAAG GATACGGATCCATCATTTCTGATTCACCGGGGGCCGAATCACATTCCTTAACACAAACATTAGCAGAAAAGATTAGCAAGTTTTTGGACCAATACATTGAAGCAATGGAAAAG GTCAAACTAAAGCAAGCCCTGAAAATTGGAATGAGCATCTCTAGTGAAGGCAATGCATACCTACAA GAGAGCCAATTCTGGAAACTTTACAAGCAAGACCAAGATTCCTGCAACATTGTTATGAGAACTTCAGTTGGGTTGGTCTATCTTCTATCATGCTTGTTAGAACCGTTCATGCCTTCTTTTTCACTCAAG CAGCTTGGAATCTCCCCTGAAAATCAACTTTCACTTAGCAATGAAGATGTTGAAAGGGCTAGAAAACCTTGGGAGCTTATACCTGCTGGCCATGAAATTGGGACACCAGAACCTTTATTTAAGGAATTG AAAGATGAAGATGTGGAGTTGTTTAGGAAGAAATTTGCTGGAAACCAAGCTGAAAGGATTGAAGCTGATGAAGCTAATAAAATGGCTAAGAAATTGGCCAAAACAATTATTGTGTAA